A section of the Apodemus sylvaticus chromosome 10, mApoSyl1.1, whole genome shotgun sequence genome encodes:
- the Btbd17 gene encoding LOW QUALITY PROTEIN: BTB/POZ domain-containing protein 17 (The sequence of the model RefSeq protein was modified relative to this genomic sequence to represent the inferred CDS: deleted 2 bases in 1 codon), which yields MIRKGSCKPGSWGSFWAILALVGLVTRAAQKADVGGEAAGVSINHSHTLLQRLQDLLRQGNASDVVLRVQAVGTDEVRAFHTHRLLLGLHSERFLELLSNQSEVVLREPRDCAAVFDKFIRYLYCGELTVLLAQAIPLHRLATKYGVASLQRGVADYMRAHLAGGVGPAVGWYHYAVSTGDEALRESCLQFLAWNLSAVAGSTEWGAVSPELLAQLLQRSDLVLQDELELFQALEAWLGRVRPPPTVAERALRAIRYPMIPPAQLFQLQARSAALARHGPAVADLLLQAYQFHAASPLHYAKFFHVNSSAFLPRNYLAPAWGAPWVINNPARDDRSTSFQTQLGPSGHDAGRRITWNVLFSPRWLPVSLRPVYADAAGTALPAARPEDGRPRLVVTPASSGGDAAGVSFQKTVLVGARHQGRLLVRHAYSFHQSSEEAGDFLAHADLQRRNSEYLVENALHLHLIVKPVYHTLIRTPS from the exons CTCAGAAAGCCGATGTGGGTGGAGAGGCAGCAGGCGTCTCCATCAACCACTCCCACACGCTGCTCCAGCGGCTGCAGGACCTGCTGCGCCAGGGCAACGCCAGTGATGTCGTCCTGCGAGTCCAGGCTGTGGGCACCGATGAGGTCCGAGCCTTCCACACCCACCGCCTGCTgctggggctacacagtgagcgGTTCCTGGAGCTGCTGAGTAACCAGAGTGAGGTGGTGTTGCGGGAGCCCCGGGACTGCGCTGCTGTCTTTGACAAGTTCATCAG GTATTTGTACTGTGGTGAGCTGACTGTACTGCTGGCCCAGGCTATCCCGCTGCATAGGCTGGCCACCAAGTACGGAGTAGCATCCTTGCAGCGAGGCGTGGCCGACTACATGCGCGCACACCTGGCGGGAGGCGTGGGCCCCGCTGTGGGCTGGTACCACTATGCCGTGAGCACCGGGGATGAGGCTCTGCGCGAGAGCTGCTTGCAGTTCCTAGCTTGGAACCTTTCTGCCGTGGCGGGGAGCACGGAGTGGGGCGCCGTGAGCCCCGAGTTGCTGGCGCAGCTCCTGCAGCGCTCGGACCTGGTGCTGCAGGATGAGCTGGAGCTGTTCCAGGCGCTGGAGGCGTGGCTGGGCCGCGTGCGACCGCCCCCAACCGTGGCCGAGCGAGCGTTGCGCGCCATCCGCTACCCCATGATCCCGCCTGCACAGCTGTTCCAGCTGCAGGCGCGCTCGGCCGCGCTGGCGCGCCACGGCCCGGCGGTGGCAGATCTCTTGCTGCAGGCTTACCAGTTCCACGCCGCCTCGCCGTTGCACTACGCCAAGTTCTTCCACGTGAACAGCAGCGCCTTC CTGCCTCGCAACTACCTCGCCCCAGCTTGGGGAGCCCCGTGGGTCATCAACAACCCGGCTCGCGACGATCGCAGCACCAGCTTCCAGACGCAGCTGGGACCAAGCGGCCACGACGCGGGTCGCCGGATTACCTGGAATGTGCTCTTCTCCCCGCGCTGGCTGCCCGTCAGCTTGCGGCCTGTCTATGCGGACGCCGCGGGCACCGCGCTGCCCGCCGCGCGCCCCGAGGACGGGAGGCCGCGACTGGTGGTCACGCCGGCTAGCAGCGGTGGCGACGCGGCGGGCGTGAGCTTCCAGAAGACCGTGCTGGTGGGTGCGCGCCATCAGGGCCGCCTCCTGGTCCGCCACGCCTACAGCTTCCATCAGAGCAGTGAGGAGGCCGGCGACTTCCTGGCCCACGCAGACCTCCAGAGGCGCAACTCGGAATACCTGGTGGAGAATGCACTGCATCTCCACCTCATTGTCAAGCCGGTGTACCACACCCTCATCCGGACTCCCAGTTAG